TCTTCTATTCCTGTTGTTGTTGCTCCTCACGGAATGACTTTAGGTGGTGGTTGCGAAATGACAATGCATGCAGACCGAGTGGTTGCAGCTGCAGAAACTTACATCGGATTGGTAGAAACCGGAGTTGGTGTAATTCCAGGCGGTGGCGGAACGAAAGAATTTGCTTTGAGAACTTCAAGAGAATTCCACAGTGACGATGTTAAAAATAACCGTCTTCGTGAAGCTTTCATGAATATTGCCATGGGAAAAGTGGCAACTTCTGCTTATGAAGCATACGACATGGGAATTCTTGAAAAAGGAAAAGATATCGTAGTCGTTGACAAAAAACGTCAGATCGCAGAAGCTAAAAAAGTTGCAAAATTATTAGCTGAACAAGGTTATACTCAACCCATCGAGCAAACTGTAAAAGTTCTTGGAAAAGACGCTCTTGGAATGTTCTACGTAGGAACTGACCAAATGTTAACAGGAAATTTCATCTCTGCACACGACAAAAAAATTGCAGATAAATTAGCCAACGTTTTGGTAGGCGGAAATCTTTCTGAACCAACTGTTGTGACCGAACAATACTTATTGAATCTTGAAAGAGAAACTTTCTTACAGCTTTGTGGTGAAAGAAAAACTTTGGAGAGAATTCAGTTTATGTTGCAGAAAGGAAAACCGTTGAGAAATTAAGATAAAAAAATTTCACAAAGTTTGTCATTCCGTAGGAATCTAAGCTTAGATGCTTTCAGCATGACAAATTTGATGTATCATTTTTTTAATTAAAATCAAATAATTAATAAACAAATGTCAAAACAAGCATATATAGTAAAGGGGTTCAGAACTGCCGTTGGAAAAGCTCCAAAAGGAAGTCTAAGATTTACAAGACCCGATGTAATGGCGGCTACAGTTATTGAAAAATTAATGGCTGAGCTTCCACAATTAGATAAAAACAGAATAGATGACCTTATCGTAGGAAATGCAATGCCAGAGGCTGAGCAAGGACTGAATGTAGCTCGTCTGATCTCTCTAATGGGGTTAAATACAGATAAAGTTCCGGGAGTAACTGTCAACAGATACTGTGCTTCAGGAAGTGAGGCAATCGCTATTGCTTCTGCAAAAATTCAGGCTGGTATGGCAGATTGTATCATCGCGGGTGGTACAGAATCTATGTCTTACATCCCTATGGGAGGTTACAAGCCTGTTCCTGAAACGAATATTGCAAAAACAAATCCTGATTACTATTGGGGAATGGGTTACACTGCTGAAGAGGTAGCAAAACAATACAATATTACAAGAGAAGAGCAAGATCAGTTTGCTTTTGAATCTCATATGAAAGCTTTAAAAGCGAATCAGGAGGGGAAATTTACAAACCAAATTGTTCCAATTCCTGTAGAATATAACTTTCTGGATGAAAACCAGAAAATGCAGACTAAAAAGTTTGATTTCTCTATAGATGAAGGTCCAAGAAAAGATACTTCTTTTGAAGGATTATCAAAACTAAGACCCGTATTTGCCAACGGTGGAAGTGTAACTGCCGGAAACTCTTCTCAAATGAGTGACGGAGCGGCTTTCGTAATGGTAATGAGTGAAGAAATGGTAAAAGAACTAGGACTTGAGCCTGAAGCTAGATTAGTAGCTTATGCCGCAGCCGGACTTGAACCAAGAATCATGGGAATGGGGCCAATTTATGCTATTCCAAAGGCTTTAAAACAAGCAGGTTTAGAATTAAAAGACATCGATTTGATTGAACTTAATGAGGCTTTCGCTTCTCAGTCGGTTGCCATTAAGAAAGAATTAGGCTTAAACCCTGATATCTTAAACGTAAACGGAGGAGCAATTGCTCTTGGTCACCCACTGGGATGTACCGGAACAAAACTAACTGTTCAGCTTCTCGACGAGATGAGAAGAAGAGGCAACAAATACGGAATGGTTTCCATGTGTGTGGGAACAGGACAAGGAGCTGCTTCTATTTTTGAACTTCTATAAAATAAATTGGGAAGACTGAGTTTTCTTTCTTCCCAAATTTTAATTTTTTATGACAAACAAGTTATCTTTTTTTTCTCTTTTTGTGGTTATTCTGGTGAATTCTCAGCAGAAAAAAACGACATATTTTGACAAAGAATGGAAAGAAACTACAAAAGATAAAGCAGTTTTCTATAGACCTACTCCTGTTGTATTAAATGATTCAATAGAATTTATCCAGGATTACTTTATTAATGGAAAACTCCAATATCAAGGATACTCTTTGAAAAAAGAAAATCATAAAAAAAATATTGGTTCAGAATATTGGTACGACGAAAATGGTTTTGACAACGGTTCAAAATATTCTCAGAGCAGTTTAGAACTTAAATTCTACTACCCTAGTGGAAAACTCTGGAAAATTCAAAAACCGAATGGAAAAAAAGTACAGGAAGAAACTTATCTTGAAAATGGAAGCCTAAAAAGTATTGATTCAGTAGATTACGACTCGGATTCAAGAAATACTGGAGTTAAAAAAGTATATTGGAACAATAGTAATAACCTTGCCTATGAGGAATTTTACAACACAGAAAAACAGTTAGTTAAAATTAAAAACTACAAGCAAGACGGAAGTTTAATCAGTGAAATAAATGCTGATAATATTATTGATGGATATGTAATCAATCATGAATATTTTAAGTATGATATCCTTAATAACTTTGCCATTGCTTCTAAAAAGCTTTCATTTAATGATAAAATATCTACAAACCAGGTAATTGATTTTCCCGATGCTCATTTTATAGTGCATGGAAAATATTCTGATATTCTTCAAAAAAATGGAGATAACTATATTTTTTATAACTATAAAAGCTGGATTTCTGATGATCGCAGAAAAAACCGGGCGTATACAGAGCTGGAAAATGATGATAGAATTTTTAAATTTAAAAATATACAGGACTATTTAGGTGAAAAAAACTTTCTTTTAGACGTTAATAAAATTAAAAACCAAACCATTGAAAATTTTAAAAATGAGATAACTAAGAAAGTTTTCAGCTATTATGATAAGGAAGAACAATTATTATATAAATATTTTTTTCCCACACCTGAAATAATTAGCAAACAAGTATATAAGTTTGAAGATAATGAGGGTTATGGATTTGGGTATCATAAGTCCAATAAGGATGATCATGAAAAAAAATGGAGACTCTATTCTTCCGAATCTTTCACGGCTTTCTTATTTAATCTTCAAACCAATAGACCTGTTATATCTTTTAAAGATTCGTCAGACAATTTCTTTATACCTCTTGAAGACGGCTACTTATTGAATAATATAAAGGTAAAGGCAGAAGATAAATCTGACAGTAAGATTGATCATAATCTCGATGTTCAAAAGCATTATACAATTATTGAAGAAAATGGCAAAAAGAAATTGTATTCAGTATTTGGGAATCAGGTAATTCGTGACAGCTATGATGAAATTCTAATGAATGATTATTTTATTGTAACTAAAAAGGGTTCTGATTATTCCATTTATGATCCATTTTTTAATAGATTAAATATCAACAATATAAAAAGTGTTTATCTAAAAGGTGACTATATCAATGTTTTATATGATGGAAAGGTAAGAAATCTCAATTCATTATTGGAAGATACTCTACCTAAAAAATACATTTATATGACATGCAGTCAGGATCCGAACACCTATTATAAATTTTCGCCGGCTTATGATAAAAATTCTAACCGAAATGTAATTGTAAGAATAAGAAACCGATGGGATTCTTCTGAAACACAATCATATGCTTTAAAAAATCTGCCTCAAAAAGCAAAACTAAACTATATCTATAATGATATAAAAGCAGGTAGAAAGGATATTCTAAACTATTTCAAATATGATGCTTATGATATTGAAGATTTTTTCATAACAGCAGAGTATCAAGGTAAAAAAGGACTTTTCTCTTTTGATAAGGAAAAAAGAAATTTCGTAAATGGTTCGAGAATAACAATTAAAGATAAAGAATTTGAAAAAAAATATTCTGAGATCACGCAGGAAGCAAGTTTTAGCAGATCTAAGAATGAGATTGAGGATGAAGATGACCATAAATTTAGGTTCTATGATTTCAATTATGAATTTGATGCCATTACCCTATTACCAATGGAATATGATGATATTATTTTCAAAGATGAATTAATCATTTTTTACAAAGACAGAAAATACGGAGTTTATAAACTCAGCAAAGAACCGAAATACAAAAAAACAGGAATCCGAAAAGATAATTTTTTGGAAATAACAAACGAAAAAAATCAGCAGGGCTGGCTTGACCTTGCTACAAACATTGAATATTATAATTGAAAATAAAATAATAAATAAATATGACTACATTAAAAGGTGGCGAATTCCTAATCAAAGAAATTCCTGCAAACGAAATTTTCAGTCTTGAAGAACTGAGTGAAGAGCAAAAAATGCTTCGTGATTCTGCGAAAGAGTTTATCGATAGAGAGGTGATCCCGCATCACGATCGTTTTGAGAAAAAAGATTATGCATTGACAGAAGAAACAATGCGTAATCTGGGTGAAATGGGATTATTAGGAATTACCGTTCCTGAAGAATACGGCGGTTTGGGAATGGGATTTGTGAGCACAATGTTGGCTTGCGATTACGTTTCCGGAGGAAATGGTTCATTAGCAACAGCTTACGGAGCACACACCGGAATCGGAACATTGCCTACTCTTCTTTACGGAAGTGAAGAATTGAAAAAGAAATATCTTCCGGATTTAGCTACAGGAACAAAATTCGGAGCGTATTGTTTAACTGAACCTGATGCGGGTTCTGATGCAAACTCAGGAAAAACAAGAGCAAAATTATCTGAAGATGGAAAACATTATATCATCAACGGACAAAAAATGTGGATTTCTAATGCGGGATTTGCAGATACTTTCACTTTGTTCGCTAAAATTGATGATGATAAAAATATCACAGGTTTTGTAATCAACCGTTCAGAATTGGAGAACCCTGAAAGCTTAACTTTTGGTGAAGAAGAGCACAAATTAGGCATTCGTTCATCTTCTACACGTCAGGTTTTCTTCAATGATATGAAGGTTCCTGTAGAAAATATGTTGGGTGAAAGAAATAACGGTTTCAAAATCGCTTTGAATGCATTAAATGTTGGTAGAATTAAATTAGCTGCTGCAAACCTTGACGGACAAAGAAGGATTTTAAACCACTCTATTCAATATTCAAACGAAAGAAAACAGTTTGGTGTTTCTATTTCAACTTTCGGAGCGATCAGAAAGAAAATTGCTGAAATGTCGACTGGAGTTTTTGTAAGTGAAGCTGGATCTTACCGTTTAGCAAAAAATGTTGAAGATAAAATTGCAGAATTGGTTGCAGGTGGAATGGATCATCAACAAGCTGAATTAAAAGGTGTTGAAGAATTCGCTGTAGAAGCTTCTATTCTTAAAGTTTTCGTATCTGATCTTACTCAAAATACAGCAGATGAAGGAATTCAAATCTATGGCGGAATGGGATTCTCAGAAGATACCCCAATGGAATCAGCATGGAGAGACGCAAGAATCGGTAGAATTTATGAAGGGACGAACGAAATCAACAGACTTCTTGCGGTTGGAATGTTGATCAAAAGAGCAATGAAAGGTGAATTAGATCTACTTTCTCCGGCAATGGCGATCAGTAAAGAATTGATGGGAATTCCGTCATTCGAAGCTCCCGATTATTCTGCATTTATGAGTGAAGAAAAAGCAATTATTGCAAATCTTAAGAAAGTGTTCTTAATGGTTTCTGGTGCGGCTCTTCAAAAATACATGATGGATATTGAGAAACAGCAACATTTATTATTAAATGCTTCTGAAATCTTAAACCAAATCTACATGGCAGAATCTGCAGTTTTAAGAGCTGAAAAACACTTCTCTGCTGATTCTGTAGAAGCTGCAATGGCTCAGTTAAACCTTTACAAAGCAATTGACAAAATCATTGCTGCTGCAAAAGAAGGAATTGTTTCTTTTGCTGAAGGCGACGAACAGAGAATGATGCTTTCAGGATTGAGAAGATTTACAAAATATACAAACAGTCCGAATGTAGTTGCGTTAACTGAAAAAGTAGCTGCTCATTATATTGAAAAAGGACATTATTAGTCTTTATAAATAAATTTGATTTCAAAACGTCTCAATTTTTTGGGACGTTTTTTATTTTATATTTAAAATAATTTTTTCAAAAATGTAATAAACAAACGTATTCAGTTGTCTTATAATAATACTTGGAGTTTTAAGCCAATTTAAATTATTAAATCTGATAAAAATTTAAAACAATGAAAAAGCTATTAATAATCCCAATGTTAAGTTCTATATCATTTTCAGCACAGGTTTCTCCCAGAATACCTTTGAAAATTGATTCCATAAAGTTTCCGAAAATTGAAAAACCATTTATTGTAACACCTTTAGATGCATCAAAGTTTGATAGTTCTATTGCTAAATTGTATAAAATGCCTGTTGCAAAGCCGAAAAACCCTGAAATTTACTCCAGTTTAAAGGCTCCTAAAAAAGATACTACATTACATAAAATGCCCAACCTGTTGGATGTAGCAAAACCACCAAAATTAAGCGTAAAATAAATTAAGTGGCAATTCTGATTGTTGAAAAAATATCTTAAAATTTTTATCAAAACTATCAAGTTTTTCTAAGCTGTTTTATATTTTTGTATTCTATTTTTTCAAAAAGAATGACAAAAGAAGAACTTTTAAATAAAGCTATAAAAATTGCCGACAGAGCACATAAAGGGCAAAAAGATAAATATCATGCGCCCTACATTGCTCACGTAATGCGTGTGATGGAATACGGTAAAACAATGGACGAAAAAATCGTCGGTGTTTTGCACGATGTGGTGGAAGATCATCCTGAAGAATTCAGCTTTGAATATTTAAGATCTGAAGGTTTTCCTGAGTATATACTTTTTGCAATAAGCTGCCTTACAAAATTTGATCCTGAAGAAGTTTATGATGATTTCGTAAAAAGAACTGAAAGATCTTCTCTTGCTGTTGCGGTGAAACTCAATGACCTTCGTGATAATATGGATTTGAGAAGAGTAAACAGGGAATTAACTTCAAAAGATATTCACCGTTTCAATAAATATTTGAAAGCGTACCGATATTTATCAGAGAAATATTAGATTAATCTGCTCCCGGGAAATGATACGTTTTGTTGTCGTTATCGGTATCGTCGATATTGATATTTAGAGCAAAGTAAACAAAATGTACGTTTTTATTTCCTTTTGCTTCGAATTCTCTCTGCCATAAATAACCGCCAAGAATACCGAAGTTTTCATCGATTTGATATCCAAAACCGCCATAAACTCTGTTTCTTGCAAATGAAGGTTTCATGGGTGTAACGACAAAAACTTCATCGTAAACGTTTGCGAAAACTGTTCCTGGTGCAATTTTTTTAGCATTTAAAGGAACTGAAACATTCAGACGGTAACGGTAACGCATTCTCTCTGAATTCTTATCGGTTTGAGGCTCATAAAACCATGATTTTTCTGCACGGAATCTGTTTTCAAATTTTACAATTCCTTTTTTGAAATCAATTACATCCTGCAACCAAACACGGAATTCTTCCTTATTAATTGCGTGATCTTTGTAAGTTGCATATCGTCCTAAACCGATGAATGGTTTGTGATTTTTGGTAAGATTATATCCTAAACCTCCTTTTATTTCGTAATAATCAGGATAAGTATAGTCTTCAATACCTCTCAACTGTCCTTCAGCATAAAGGAAAAATTTTGGATGAAACTTATAGGTCAATGTCAAAGCGTTAAAAGAGGAAATATGTTCCTGTGCTTTGAAAATACTTAAACTAAAAAGTAGGCTTATGCTTAAAATAAGTTTCATCCAAAAAAATTTTTGCAAAATTATATCATTTAACGATTGGGTAATATTAAGTTTACTTAATATTAATATTGTAAGAAAAACCAATGTGAAACCACCTTTGAGGCATCGGTACACCAAAAGTTTCAGTGTATTCTGAATCAGTCACGTTATTGATTAATGCATATACAGAAAAGTCTTT
Above is a genomic segment from Chryseobacterium mulctrae containing:
- a CDS encoding acyl-CoA dehydrogenase family protein encodes the protein MTTLKGGEFLIKEIPANEIFSLEELSEEQKMLRDSAKEFIDREVIPHHDRFEKKDYALTEETMRNLGEMGLLGITVPEEYGGLGMGFVSTMLACDYVSGGNGSLATAYGAHTGIGTLPTLLYGSEELKKKYLPDLATGTKFGAYCLTEPDAGSDANSGKTRAKLSEDGKHYIINGQKMWISNAGFADTFTLFAKIDDDKNITGFVINRSELENPESLTFGEEEHKLGIRSSSTRQVFFNDMKVPVENMLGERNNGFKIALNALNVGRIKLAAANLDGQRRILNHSIQYSNERKQFGVSISTFGAIRKKIAEMSTGVFVSEAGSYRLAKNVEDKIAELVAGGMDHQQAELKGVEEFAVEASILKVFVSDLTQNTADEGIQIYGGMGFSEDTPMESAWRDARIGRIYEGTNEINRLLAVGMLIKRAMKGELDLLSPAMAISKELMGIPSFEAPDYSAFMSEEKAIIANLKKVFLMVSGAALQKYMMDIEKQQHLLLNASEILNQIYMAESAVLRAEKHFSADSVEAAMAQLNLYKAIDKIIAAAKEGIVSFAEGDEQRMMLSGLRRFTKYTNSPNVVALTEKVAAHYIEKGHY
- a CDS encoding phosphohydrolase; the protein is MTKEELLNKAIKIADRAHKGQKDKYHAPYIAHVMRVMEYGKTMDEKIVGVLHDVVEDHPEEFSFEYLRSEGFPEYILFAISCLTKFDPEEVYDDFVKRTERSSLAVAVKLNDLRDNMDLRRVNRELTSKDIHRFNKYLKAYRYLSEKY
- a CDS encoding acetyl-CoA C-acyltransferase; this encodes MSKQAYIVKGFRTAVGKAPKGSLRFTRPDVMAATVIEKLMAELPQLDKNRIDDLIVGNAMPEAEQGLNVARLISLMGLNTDKVPGVTVNRYCASGSEAIAIASAKIQAGMADCIIAGGTESMSYIPMGGYKPVPETNIAKTNPDYYWGMGYTAEEVAKQYNITREEQDQFAFESHMKALKANQEGKFTNQIVPIPVEYNFLDENQKMQTKKFDFSIDEGPRKDTSFEGLSKLRPVFANGGSVTAGNSSQMSDGAAFVMVMSEEMVKELGLEPEARLVAYAAAGLEPRIMGMGPIYAIPKALKQAGLELKDIDLIELNEAFASQSVAIKKELGLNPDILNVNGGAIALGHPLGCTGTKLTVQLLDEMRRRGNKYGMVSMCVGTGQGAASIFELL
- a CDS encoding DUF2490 domain-containing protein — translated: MKLILSISLLFSLSIFKAQEHISSFNALTLTYKFHPKFFLYAEGQLRGIEDYTYPDYYEIKGGLGYNLTKNHKPFIGLGRYATYKDHAINKEEFRVWLQDVIDFKKGIVKFENRFRAEKSWFYEPQTDKNSERMRYRYRLNVSVPLNAKKIAPGTVFANVYDEVFVVTPMKPSFARNRVYGGFGYQIDENFGILGGYLWQREFEAKGNKNVHFVYFALNINIDDTDNDNKTYHFPGAD